Proteins from a single region of Sebastes umbrosus isolate fSebUmb1 chromosome 8, fSebUmb1.pri, whole genome shotgun sequence:
- the ostf1 gene encoding osteoclast-stimulating factor 1 — translation MSKPPPKPAKPGQVKVFRALFTFDPRTPDELFFEEGDFLYISDTSDSNWWKGTCRGRTGLIPSNYVAEQAESIDNPMHEAAKRGNLSWLRECVENKVGINGLDKAGNTALYWACHGGHKDVVEVLLSQPNVELNQQNKLGDTPLHAAAWKGYNDIVEMLLTKDPRTDIRNNENKLALEMATNAMCASLIKRKQGGNITRTLSNAEEYLDDEDSD, via the exons ATGTCGAAGCCTCCTCCCAAGCCGGCCAAGCCAG GCCAAGTCAAGGTGTTCCGAGCACTGTTCACCTTTGACCCCAGAACG ccaGACGAGCTGTTCTTTGAAGAAGGAGACTTCTTGTACATCTCTGACACA AGTGACAGTAATTGGTGGAAAGGGACATGCCGAGGAAGGACGGGACTAATTCCAAGTAACTATG TGGCTGAGCAGGCAGAGTCTATCGACAATCCAATGCACGAAGCAGCCAAACGAG GCAATCTGAGCTGGCTGAGGGAATGTGTGGAGAACAAGGTTGGAATCAATGGGCTGGATAAGGCGGGAAACACTGCCCTCTACTGGGCATGCCACGGAGGACATAAAG ATGTGGTGGAGGTGTTGCTAAGCCAGCCCAACGTGGAGCTCAACCAGCAG AATAAACTTGGGGACACCCCCCTGCACGCTGCTGCCTGGAAGGGTTATAATGACATTGTGGAAATGTTGCTGACCAAGG ATCCGAGGACAGACATCCGGAACAATGAGAATAAGCTGGCTCTGGAGATGGCCACCAACGCAATGTGTGCTTCACTTATCAAGAGAAAGCAGGGAGGCA acaTCACCCGCACGCTCAGCAACGCTGAAGAGTATTTGGACGACGAGGACTCGGACTGA
- the nmrk1 gene encoding nicotinamide riboside kinase 1, protein MKTLVVGVGGITNGGKSTLSRSLHQQIPNSYLIAQDSYFKDDSVVPVDSNGFKQYDTLDALHMDTMMSDVDSWRRDPESFLRLRGLKPEHTTPSVDEEVYVLIVEGFLIFNHRLLNELFYKRYFMEIPYDVCNRRRSSRAYTPPDPPGYFDGHVWPMYLKNRQEMESTVSEIIFLDGQEPKEELLAAVCKDVCQEIERLREKD, encoded by the exons ATGAAAACATTAGTTGTAGGAGTTGGCGG gATAACCAACGGAGGAAAATCCACTCTGTCTAGGAGTCTACACCAGCAGATACCCAACAGCTATCTCATTGCACAGGATTCATATTTTAAG GATGATTCTGTGGTACCAGTGGACAGCAATGGGTTTAAGCAATATGACA CGCTCGATGCTCTCCACATGGACACAATGATGAGCGATGTCGACTCGTGGCGAAGAGATCCTGAGTCGTTCTTGAGGCTGCGAGGCCTGAAGCCAGAGCACACGACACCATCAGTGGATGAAGAGGTGTATGTGCTGATTGTGGAGGGCTTCCTCATTTTCAACCACAG GCTTCTGAATGAGCTATTTTACAAGAGATACTTCATGGAAATACCGTATGATGTCTGCAACAGGAGACGAAG TTCGAGGGCGTACACGCCTCCTGATCCTCCTGGATACTTTGACGGACACGTGTGGCCGATGTACCTGAAAAACAGGCAGGAGATGGAGAGCACGGTGTCTGAGATTA TATTTCTGGATGGACAGGAGCCAAAGGAAGAACTACTGGCTGCTGTGTGTAAAGATGTTTGTCAGGAAATAGAAAGGCTCAGGG AGAAAGATTGA